A genomic stretch from Georgenia muralis includes:
- a CDS encoding SURF1 family protein: MSRYAFLTAPRWVRLITTMVLVSLVCVLLGAWQWSRYQDRSAQAAQVDAVHDAEPVPLGQALGRPVVDAGSQWRPVVLTGRYVGEPVLLRNRPVEGTAAVHVVAPFLADVDGEGLLVVVDRGWLPTAEAGSAPASPEGTVELVARLRLAETPQDRVAADGQVYSLDPPTVLAAAGSPPEAVGAEPLEGYVVAAEERPAADVTLGSYARPTFNYGMNLSYTIQWGLFALGALAAPVVLARREAAERSGYGPVRTGGRAEHEEDLEVLAGLRRQAALPPGRPADGRPAGRVIDAPVTTAVDAPVTAAIDAPAGTDTDGRTAPRAGRHGG, from the coding sequence GTGAGCCGCTACGCCTTCCTCACCGCCCCGCGGTGGGTGCGGCTGATCACCACGATGGTGCTCGTCTCGCTCGTGTGCGTCCTCCTGGGCGCCTGGCAGTGGAGTCGCTACCAGGACCGCTCGGCGCAGGCCGCGCAGGTCGACGCCGTCCACGACGCCGAGCCGGTACCTCTCGGCCAGGCTCTGGGCCGTCCCGTCGTCGACGCCGGGTCGCAGTGGCGCCCGGTGGTCCTTACCGGCCGGTACGTCGGCGAGCCGGTCCTCCTGCGCAACCGCCCCGTCGAGGGCACCGCCGCCGTGCACGTCGTCGCCCCCTTCCTCGCCGACGTCGACGGCGAGGGGCTGCTCGTCGTCGTCGACCGCGGCTGGCTCCCCACCGCCGAGGCCGGGTCCGCACCTGCGTCGCCGGAGGGGACGGTCGAGCTCGTCGCGCGGCTGCGGCTGGCCGAGACGCCGCAGGACCGGGTCGCCGCCGACGGGCAGGTCTACAGCCTCGACCCGCCGACCGTGCTCGCGGCCGCGGGTTCGCCGCCCGAGGCCGTCGGTGCCGAGCCGCTCGAGGGGTATGTCGTCGCGGCCGAGGAGCGCCCCGCCGCCGACGTCACCCTCGGGAGCTACGCCCGCCCGACCTTCAACTACGGCATGAACCTGTCGTACACGATCCAGTGGGGGCTCTTCGCTCTCGGGGCTCTCGCGGCGCCCGTGGTGCTCGCCAGGCGCGAGGCGGCCGAGCGCTCGGGCTACGGACCGGTGCGCACGGGCGGCCGGGCCGAGCACGAGGAGGACCTGGAGGTCCTCGCGGGGCTGCGCCGGCAGGCCGCCCTCCCGCCCGGACGTCCGGCCGACGGTCGACCGGCGGGGCGGGTGATCGACGCACCGGTGACGACAGCCGTCGACGCACCGGTGACGGCAGCCATCGACGCACCGGCCGGCACGGACACCGACGGCCGGACCGCTCCTCGCGCCGGCCGGCACGGCGGCTGA
- a CDS encoding DUF3099 domain-containing protein — MRRRRDSGSQVQAITSVRRALAEDVHDRTIRYLVSMGIRTGCILLLFVVPGPWKWLCLVGAVLLPLLAVLVANAGREKPEPSANLLPGGPGDPGQLGIGAARPLPYDPFTEYLR; from the coding sequence GTGAGGAGGCGGCGCGACTCCGGGTCGCAGGTCCAGGCGATCACCTCGGTGCGCCGCGCCCTGGCCGAGGACGTCCACGACCGCACCATCCGCTACCTCGTCTCCATGGGCATCCGGACCGGCTGCATCCTCCTGCTCTTCGTGGTGCCCGGTCCGTGGAAGTGGCTGTGCCTCGTCGGTGCGGTCCTGCTGCCCCTGCTGGCCGTGCTGGTGGCCAACGCCGGCCGGGAGAAGCCGGAGCCGTCCGCGAACCTGCTGCCCGGCGGGCCGGGTGACCCGGGACAGCTGGGCATCGGGGCCGCCCGTCCGCTCCCCTACGACCCCTTCACGGAGTACCTGCGATGA
- the fabG gene encoding 3-oxoacyl-ACP reductase FabG, with the protein MGEQTARSVLVTGANRGIGRAIAERFVAAGDKVATIYRSGDLPDGVLGVTGDVRDTASVDAAFTQVEEAHGPVEVVVANAGVTRDQLLMRMSDEDFETVIDTNLAGAFRVARRASKGMIRARRGRIVLISSVVALYGGPGQVNYAASKAGLVGIARSITRELGGRGITANVVAPGFIDTAMTQALPERQQQAYLGAIPAGRFGGVDDVAAAVEFLAGDGAAYISGAVIPVDGGLGMGH; encoded by the coding sequence GTGGGCGAGCAGACGGCACGCAGCGTGCTGGTGACCGGCGCGAACCGGGGCATCGGCCGCGCCATCGCCGAGCGGTTCGTCGCCGCCGGCGACAAGGTCGCCACGATCTACCGCTCCGGTGACCTGCCCGACGGCGTCCTCGGCGTCACCGGTGACGTGCGCGACACCGCCTCGGTCGACGCCGCCTTCACCCAGGTGGAGGAGGCGCACGGCCCGGTCGAGGTCGTCGTCGCCAACGCCGGTGTCACCCGCGACCAGCTCCTCATGCGCATGAGCGACGAGGACTTCGAGACCGTCATCGACACCAACCTCGCCGGCGCGTTCCGCGTGGCCCGGCGGGCGAGCAAGGGCATGATCCGGGCGCGCCGCGGGCGCATCGTCCTCATCTCCTCCGTCGTGGCGCTCTACGGCGGACCGGGTCAGGTCAACTACGCCGCCTCCAAGGCGGGCCTCGTCGGGATCGCCCGCTCCATCACCCGCGAGCTCGGCGGCCGCGGGATCACCGCCAACGTCGTGGCACCGGGCTTCATCGACACCGCCATGACCCAGGCCCTGCCGGAGAGGCAGCAGCAGGCCTATCTCGGCGCGATCCCCGCGGGCCGTTTCGGCGGCGTCGACGACGTCGCGGCAGCGGTGGAGTTCCTCGCCGGCGACGGCGCGGCCTACATCTCCGGCGCGGTGATCCCCGTCGACGGCGGCCTCGGCATGGGGCACTGA
- the fabI gene encoding enoyl-ACP reductase FabI, translating to MGLLDGKTILVTGVLKDSSIAFHVARLAQEQGATVVLTSFGRQFRLTEVTARRLPAPAPVVQLDVTDEDDLAALADRVREHTDHLDAVVHSIGFAPQSVMGGSFLDGRWEDVATAVHVSAYSLKALAVAAKPLMGRGSAVVGLTFDASFAWPVYDWMGVAKAAFEATSRYLARDLGKDGIRCNLVAAGPVKTTAATSIPGFEQVEGGWDERAPLGWDVADADPTARTVLALCSDWLPATTGEIVHADGGVHAMGV from the coding sequence ATGGGACTGCTCGACGGCAAGACGATCCTCGTCACCGGCGTCCTCAAGGACAGCTCGATCGCCTTCCACGTGGCGCGGCTCGCCCAGGAGCAGGGCGCCACCGTCGTCCTGACCTCTTTCGGCCGGCAGTTCCGCCTCACCGAGGTCACCGCCCGCCGGCTCCCGGCCCCGGCGCCGGTGGTCCAGCTCGACGTGACGGACGAGGACGACCTCGCCGCCCTCGCGGACCGGGTGCGCGAGCACACCGACCACCTCGACGCCGTCGTGCACTCCATCGGCTTCGCCCCGCAGTCGGTCATGGGTGGGAGCTTCCTCGACGGCCGGTGGGAGGACGTCGCGACGGCGGTCCACGTCTCCGCGTACTCCCTCAAGGCGCTCGCCGTGGCCGCGAAGCCGCTCATGGGCCGCGGGTCCGCCGTCGTCGGGCTCACCTTCGACGCGAGCTTCGCCTGGCCCGTGTACGACTGGATGGGTGTGGCGAAGGCCGCCTTCGAGGCGACCTCCCGTTACCTGGCCCGTGACCTCGGCAAGGACGGCATCCGCTGCAACCTCGTCGCGGCCGGTCCGGTGAAGACGACGGCGGCGACCTCGATCCCCGGCTTCGAGCAGGTCGAGGGCGGCTGGGACGAGCGCGCGCCCCTGGGCTGGGACGTCGCGGACGCCGACCCCACCGCCCGCACCGTGCTGGCCCTGTGCTCGGACTGGCTGCCCGCCACCACCGGCGAGATCGTCCACGCCGACGGCGGCGTCCACGCCATGGGCGTGTGA
- a CDS encoding SixA phosphatase family protein — MARTLVLLRHAKAEPERDLGDARRPLAAKGRRQAAALGPALADAVGAVDLALVSSALRTTETFKLLAGGVAVREQTVVDDLYVAGPREVLALLHGVPESTGTTLVVGHEPTISHLASMLHDDADDLALQVSLGVPTATACILTLRTGWRELDRSTAHLTRLLRPDH, encoded by the coding sequence ATGGCGCGGACCCTCGTCCTGCTCCGCCACGCCAAGGCCGAGCCCGAGCGCGACCTCGGGGACGCCCGGCGACCGCTGGCGGCGAAGGGACGACGCCAGGCGGCCGCGCTCGGCCCGGCACTGGCCGACGCCGTCGGCGCCGTGGACCTGGCGCTGGTCTCCTCGGCGCTGCGCACCACCGAGACGTTCAAGCTGCTCGCCGGCGGGGTGGCCGTGCGGGAGCAGACCGTGGTCGACGACCTCTACGTCGCCGGTCCGCGAGAGGTGCTGGCCCTGCTGCACGGGGTGCCGGAGTCGACCGGGACCACCCTCGTCGTCGGGCACGAGCCGACCATCTCCCATCTCGCCTCGATGCTTCACGACGACGCCGACGACCTCGCCCTGCAGGTCTCCCTGGGCGTGCCCACCGCGACGGCCTGCATCCTCACCCTGCGGACGGGGTGGCGCGAGCTCGACCGCTCGACCGCCCACCTCACGCGGCTGCTGCGCCCGGACCACTGA
- a CDS encoding M48 family metalloprotease: MTAAVLAVLLAVLLGVGALAPRLRRRPTPTFSARPRLGLAAWTGAALAWTAGLLVLGPLLAWAVTGPALPGAVGDVCRRCLVATNPFGPATTPATTDVPVFVLLLVPAVLALALVGRAAVDLARAGRAADAHLAALGGTALRADALHGNAPHGTTLHANAPPPEAGDDVVVWLVEDDAPAAYALPGRRGVVLTSGGLDALTAPQLHAVLGHERAHVLQRHHTLLGLLAALARVLGRVPLVAHAHRSAARYAEMAADDAARRAAGTRALAGALLALGGHPDLQQLPAGVPTLHVAGRAVPWRTARLVTPPSPPSRWGLAAVVAYLAAVVTVVALVVVPYGTVLVTGTC, encoded by the coding sequence ATGACCGCCGCGGTCCTCGCCGTGCTCCTGGCCGTGCTGCTCGGCGTCGGCGCCCTCGCGCCGCGCCTGCGCCGGCGCCCGACGCCGACCTTCAGCGCGCGGCCGCGCCTGGGCCTGGCCGCGTGGACGGGTGCCGCGCTCGCCTGGACCGCGGGGCTCCTCGTCCTCGGCCCGCTCCTGGCGTGGGCTGTCACCGGGCCGGCGCTGCCCGGGGCCGTGGGCGACGTCTGCCGCCGGTGCCTCGTGGCCACCAACCCTTTCGGCCCGGCGACGACGCCCGCGACCACCGACGTCCCCGTCTTCGTCCTTCTCCTCGTGCCCGCCGTCCTGGCGCTCGCGCTGGTGGGGCGCGCCGCGGTCGACCTGGCCCGCGCGGGCCGTGCCGCCGACGCCCACCTCGCTGCCCTGGGCGGCACAGCCCTGCGAGCCGACGCTCTGCACGGCAACGCACCGCACGGCACGACCCTGCACGCCAACGCACCACCGCCCGAGGCCGGGGACGACGTCGTCGTCTGGCTCGTCGAGGACGACGCACCAGCCGCGTACGCACTGCCCGGACGTCGCGGCGTCGTGCTGACCAGCGGCGGGCTCGATGCCCTCACCGCGCCGCAGCTCCACGCCGTGCTCGGCCACGAGCGCGCCCACGTCCTCCAGCGCCACCACACGCTCCTCGGCCTGCTGGCCGCGCTGGCCCGGGTCCTGGGCCGGGTCCCGCTCGTCGCCCACGCGCACCGATCGGCGGCCCGCTACGCCGAGATGGCTGCCGACGACGCGGCGCGCCGCGCGGCCGGCACGCGTGCCCTGGCCGGGGCGCTGCTGGCCCTGGGCGGTCACCCCGACCTGCAGCAGCTCCCGGCCGGGGTGCCGACGCTCCACGTGGCCGGCCGGGCCGTGCCGTGGCGCACCGCCCGGCTCGTGACACCGCCGTCGCCGCCGTCACGCTGGGGACTGGCCGCCGTCGTCGCCTACCTCGCGGCCGTCGTCACCGTGGTCGCCCTCGTCGTCGTGCCCTACGGCACGGTGCTGGTGACCGGCACCTGCTGA
- a CDS encoding BlaI/MecI/CopY family transcriptional regulator codes for MPELAPLPRLGSLEREVMEVLWDAGTDMTTRAVLDRLTSGLAYTTVATVLGNLVRKGMAERVTAGRTWAYRHGPSRSEYCGGLMAETFSATPDRAASFLHFVERMSPEDVDLLRSLLGDVHDDDARAPRR; via the coding sequence ATGCCTGAGCTCGCACCCCTCCCCCGGCTCGGCAGCCTGGAGCGCGAGGTCATGGAGGTCCTGTGGGACGCCGGTACGGACATGACCACCCGGGCGGTGCTCGACCGGCTCACGTCCGGCCTGGCGTACACCACCGTGGCCACGGTCCTGGGCAACCTCGTGCGCAAGGGCATGGCCGAGCGGGTGACCGCAGGACGCACCTGGGCCTACCGTCACGGCCCCAGCCGCAGCGAGTACTGCGGCGGGCTCATGGCGGAGACCTTCTCCGCCACCCCCGACCGGGCCGCGTCGTTCCTCCACTTCGTCGAGCGGATGTCACCCGAGGACGTCGACCTCCTCCGGAGCCTGCTCGGCGACGTGCACGACGACGACGCACGGGCACCGCGGCGATGA
- a CDS encoding DsbA family protein: MPAASARRVPAWLVPAAIVLVALVLLVVSVVGGDDEGAAQQPAATAPSDAPVADVVEPEQQTLEMARREEGDALAYGPVDAPVTLVVYNDFQCPFCAVWAKDTEPTMMEYADAGDLRIEWRDINAFGPVSVRAAQAAYAAGEQDAYVEYHHALFEGGEKRPADELTDEALIALAGELGLDVERFTADLDSPEVAAGVQANVDEAAAIGVYSTPAFLLGGTPILGAQPTEVFVQAHEEALAKAQG, encoded by the coding sequence ATGCCCGCAGCGTCCGCCCGCCGGGTCCCGGCCTGGCTCGTCCCCGCCGCGATCGTCCTCGTCGCCCTCGTCCTGCTCGTCGTCTCCGTCGTCGGGGGCGACGACGAGGGCGCCGCCCAGCAGCCGGCCGCGACAGCACCCTCCGACGCTCCGGTGGCCGACGTCGTCGAGCCCGAGCAGCAGACCCTGGAGATGGCGCGCCGAGAGGAGGGCGACGCCCTGGCGTACGGACCGGTCGACGCCCCGGTGACGCTCGTCGTCTACAACGACTTCCAGTGCCCCTTCTGCGCCGTCTGGGCGAAGGACACCGAGCCGACGATGATGGAGTACGCCGACGCCGGCGACCTCCGGATCGAGTGGCGCGACATCAACGCCTTCGGTCCGGTCTCGGTCCGCGCGGCGCAGGCCGCCTACGCGGCGGGTGAGCAGGACGCCTACGTCGAGTACCACCACGCGCTCTTCGAGGGCGGGGAGAAGCGGCCCGCCGACGAGCTGACCGACGAGGCGCTCATCGCCCTCGCCGGCGAGCTCGGCCTCGACGTCGAGCGCTTCACCGCCGACCTGGACTCCCCGGAGGTCGCGGCCGGCGTGCAGGCGAACGTCGACGAGGCCGCCGCCATCGGCGTGTACTCCACCCCGGCCTTCCTCCTCGGTGGCACCCCGATCCTCGGCGCCCAGCCCACCGAGGTGTTCGTCCAGGCCCACGAAGAGGCGCTGGCGAAGGCGCAGGGCTGA
- a CDS encoding cytochrome c biogenesis CcdA family protein has protein sequence MEISLLAAFLGGVLALLSPCGALLLPAFFASTLGAGSRLLAHGAVFFVGLSLTLVPLGLGASFVGSLVTTERDLLITVAGWLIVAFGIAQILGFGFDLSRVLPGARNIQATAPRRTGVTRSFLLGTVSGIAGFCSGPILGAVLTMAATEDNLVAAGGLLAVYGAGMVVPLFLLVAAWGRLGTAGRARLRGRELAVGPLRLHTTSVITGVLLVAVGVVFLRTNGMAALPELLPAALLAQLQRAVLTVSAAVPEQVVIVVAALAALAVWFVLRRRAAEEPGDDPAGAAEPVAAGERVAVAEPDVAAEPVVAGEPIAVAEPDAARRQS, from the coding sequence GTGGAGATCAGCCTCCTCGCCGCGTTCCTCGGTGGTGTCCTCGCCCTCCTGAGCCCGTGCGGCGCGCTGCTGCTGCCGGCGTTCTTCGCCTCGACGCTCGGCGCGGGATCCCGCCTGCTCGCGCACGGCGCCGTCTTCTTCGTGGGCCTCTCGCTCACGCTCGTCCCGCTGGGGCTGGGTGCGTCGTTCGTGGGGTCGCTCGTGACCACCGAGCGTGACCTGCTCATCACGGTCGCCGGCTGGCTCATCGTCGCCTTCGGCATCGCCCAGATCCTCGGGTTCGGCTTCGACCTCTCCCGGGTTCTCCCTGGGGCGCGGAACATCCAGGCCACGGCGCCGCGGCGCACCGGGGTGACCCGGTCGTTCCTCCTCGGCACCGTCTCGGGGATCGCCGGCTTCTGCTCCGGTCCGATCCTCGGTGCCGTGCTCACCATGGCCGCCACCGAGGACAACCTCGTGGCCGCCGGGGGTCTGCTCGCGGTCTACGGCGCCGGGATGGTCGTGCCGCTGTTCCTCCTCGTTGCCGCGTGGGGGCGGCTCGGGACGGCCGGGCGGGCGCGGCTGCGCGGCCGGGAGCTGGCCGTGGGGCCGTTGCGCCTGCACACCACCTCGGTGATCACCGGCGTGCTGCTCGTCGCCGTCGGCGTCGTCTTCCTCAGGACCAACGGCATGGCCGCCCTGCCCGAGCTCCTGCCCGCGGCGCTGCTCGCGCAGCTCCAGCGGGCGGTCCTCACGGTCTCGGCCGCCGTCCCCGAGCAGGTGGTCATCGTCGTGGCGGCGCTCGCCGCGCTGGCGGTGTGGTTCGTCCTGCGCCGTCGCGCAGCGGAGGAGCCGGGCGACGACCCGGCCGGTGCGGCTGAGCCCGTTGCCGCAGGCGAGCGCGTTGCCGTTGCGGAGCCCGACGTCGCGGCGGAGCCCGTTGTCGCGGGCGAGCCCATTGCGGTGGCGGAGCCCGACGCCGCCAGGAGGCAGTCATGA
- a CDS encoding PQQ-binding-like beta-propeller repeat protein, whose protein sequence is MTRATRRVALRRGGAGAVLVLAALAGCADTGDDGAPVDPTPVVVGETAPTAPTGASLPLPLAPFRMVEPGWDQVPEELDGIFLGLAEPTADGDTSDGDMSDGDMSDGDGADGDTVDGAALRFVAADEQGTVLWEAARPPSCTGFALTRAGDRALAVLTDLAPTDDAVAGTTATAYDLTTGERVWGPVEVPGPHHGPGLVFSAAAPRATVGETGSRVVLDPATGEVLADESDGSDTAVVGEYDGTVLTAVDGELVATDAAGGTTAWRVSLASLGLDGTPTAVAGARPPHGTALLGEPGDATGALVDLADGAVLATDVADARRDPSSGTVVALGEEGVTGLPATGEPWEVPVADTRLAAAGGALVYMRVGDALQVLNATGAEAQAYGEAGSAGLAVPVLFSAGGAAVVTTETGYGLVTTAPSEAED, encoded by the coding sequence ATGACGCGCGCCACCCGACGGGTCGCGCTGCGCCGGGGCGGCGCCGGGGCCGTCCTGGTCCTCGCGGCGCTGGCCGGGTGCGCGGACACCGGCGACGACGGCGCACCGGTGGACCCCACCCCTGTCGTCGTCGGGGAGACTGCCCCGACGGCGCCCACCGGCGCCTCCCTGCCCCTGCCGCTGGCACCGTTCCGCATGGTCGAGCCCGGTTGGGACCAGGTGCCGGAGGAGCTCGACGGGATCTTCCTCGGCCTGGCCGAGCCCACCGCGGACGGTGACACGTCTGACGGCGACATGTCGGACGGCGACATGTCGGACGGTGACGGGGCCGACGGCGACACGGTCGACGGCGCCGCGCTGAGGTTCGTGGCCGCGGACGAGCAGGGAACGGTGCTCTGGGAGGCCGCCCGTCCGCCGTCGTGCACCGGCTTCGCCCTCACCCGAGCCGGGGACCGGGCCCTCGCCGTCCTCACCGACCTCGCGCCGACGGACGACGCCGTGGCGGGCACCACCGCCACCGCCTACGACCTCACCACGGGGGAGCGGGTCTGGGGTCCGGTCGAGGTGCCCGGGCCCCACCACGGTCCGGGACTCGTGTTCTCGGCCGCGGCTCCGCGTGCGACTGTGGGCGAGACCGGTTCCCGGGTGGTCCTCGACCCGGCCACCGGCGAGGTCCTCGCCGACGAGTCGGACGGCTCAGACACCGCGGTCGTCGGTGAGTACGACGGGACGGTGCTGACGGCCGTGGACGGCGAGCTCGTGGCGACCGACGCCGCCGGCGGTACGACGGCCTGGCGGGTGTCGCTCGCCTCGCTCGGCCTCGACGGGACGCCGACCGCTGTGGCCGGTGCCCGGCCGCCGCACGGCACCGCCCTCCTGGGTGAGCCGGGCGACGCAACCGGCGCCCTGGTCGATCTCGCCGACGGTGCGGTCCTGGCGACCGACGTGGCCGACGCCCGCCGCGATCCCAGCTCCGGCACGGTGGTCGCGCTCGGTGAGGAGGGCGTGACAGGGCTTCCGGCCACCGGCGAGCCCTGGGAGGTGCCGGTGGCGGACACGCGCCTCGCCGCGGCGGGCGGAGCACTGGTCTACATGCGGGTCGGCGACGCCCTCCAGGTGCTCAACGCCACCGGCGCTGAGGCCCAGGCGTACGGCGAGGCGGGCTCGGCGGGTCTCGCCGTCCCCGTGCTGTTCTCGGCCGGCGGAGCCGCCGTGGTAACCACGGAGACGGGCTACGGCCTCGTCACCACCGCGCCGTCGGAGGCCGAGGACTGA
- the serB gene encoding phosphoserine phosphatase SerB, translated as MNASPDRPTLRVGLVSPRPLPVSLVEHARELVAAVADDAALVTTSRGGWFAVAVTASLRDGGGAGAVDARHLRTELGGPAAALGVDVGVTTGALAQDGPGLLVMDVDSTLITAEVIELLAEHAGTRAEVAAVTERAMRGEIDFADSLRARVATLAGLDVAVLADVRAAVELTPGARELVEAVHAGGGRVGVVSGGFVEVVEPLRAGLGIDHAVANALEVRDGRLTGRTLGPVVDRAAKEAQLRRWAAADDVPLERVVAVGDGANDLDMLGAAGFGVAFRAKPVVQEEADAAVTFPRLDAVWGLLGR; from the coding sequence GTGAACGCCTCCCCGGACCGCCCCACCCTGCGCGTCGGCCTCGTCTCGCCACGGCCGCTGCCGGTCTCGCTCGTGGAGCACGCGCGCGAGCTGGTCGCCGCCGTGGCCGACGACGCCGCGCTCGTGACGACCTCGCGCGGCGGGTGGTTCGCCGTCGCGGTCACGGCCTCGCTCCGCGACGGCGGTGGTGCCGGCGCCGTCGACGCCCGGCACCTGCGGACCGAGCTCGGCGGCCCGGCGGCGGCGCTGGGCGTCGACGTCGGCGTGACGACGGGCGCGCTCGCCCAGGACGGCCCGGGCCTGCTCGTCATGGACGTCGACTCCACCCTCATCACCGCCGAGGTGATCGAGCTGCTCGCCGAGCACGCGGGCACCCGCGCGGAGGTCGCCGCGGTCACCGAGAGGGCCATGCGTGGTGAGATCGACTTCGCCGACAGCCTGCGCGCGCGGGTCGCCACCCTCGCCGGGCTCGACGTGGCCGTCCTCGCCGACGTGCGCGCCGCCGTCGAGCTCACCCCCGGCGCCCGTGAGCTCGTCGAGGCGGTGCACGCCGGGGGCGGCCGGGTCGGCGTGGTCTCGGGCGGGTTCGTCGAGGTGGTCGAGCCCCTGCGGGCCGGCCTGGGCATCGACCACGCGGTGGCGAACGCGCTCGAGGTCCGCGACGGCCGCCTCACCGGGCGCACCCTCGGTCCGGTCGTCGACCGGGCCGCGAAGGAGGCGCAGCTGCGCCGGTGGGCCGCGGCCGACGACGTCCCGCTCGAGCGCGTCGTCGCGGTCGGCGACGGCGCGAACGACCTGGACATGCTCGGTGCGGCCGGGTTCGGGGTCGCCTTCCGGGCCAAGCCCGTGGTGCAGGAGGAGGCCGACGCCGCCGTCACGTTCCCCCGGCTCGACGCCGTGTGGGGCCTGCTCGGTCGCTGA